In Strix uralensis isolate ZFMK-TIS-50842 chromosome 10, bStrUra1, whole genome shotgun sequence, a single window of DNA contains:
- the RRP9 gene encoding U3 small nucleolar RNA-interacting protein 2: MAAAGGRRGKAPRGAAGRRRLRAAVPGAEGRPRAAAGRPVDEEVSSDSEPESPSLGRRRREAAEEEVDETPQEKKLRLAKLYLEQLRQYEEERAEDEEEEETQPVDLIGNRLKEDVLEQKGRLQRLVAKDVQPPDPTSIRVLRGHQLPVTCLVISPDDRFIFSASKDGSLIKWEVESGKRLCVVPGGKKGTEERHMGHASHVLCMAISSDGKYLATGDRNKLIMIWDTVTCKRLHIFTGHRDAVSGLSFRKGTHQLYSASHDRCVKVWNVAENAYVETLFGHQDVVTGLDSLSRECCVTAGGRDGTVRLWKIPEESQLVFYGHQGSIDCIQLINEEHMVSGADDGSVALWGLTKKKPLALARQAHGMQDAQGLQQPYWISAVAALRNSDLLATGSHSASVKLWKCGEGFRKLEPLWDIPLVGFVNSLKFSAAGDFLVAGIGQEHRLGRWWRVKEAKNSICIIPLKQRAAASSSEAPDSS; encoded by the exons atggcggcggcgggcggcaggaGGGGGAAGGccccgcgcggggcggcgggacggcggcggctgcgggcggcg GTCCCCGGCGCCGAGGGGAggccgcgggcggcggccgggcggcccGTTGACGAGGAGGTGTCCAGCGACTCCGAGCCAGAGAG CCCGTCGttggggcggcggcggcgggaggcggcggaggaggaggtgGATGAGACGCCGCAGGAGAAGAAGCTGCGCCTGGCTAAGCTGTACCTGGAGCAGCTCCGCCAGTACG AGGAGGAGCGGGCggaggacgaggaagaggaggagaccCAGCCGGTGGATCTCATCGGCAACCGGCTGAAGGAGGACGTG CTCGAGCAGAAGGGCCGGCTGCAGCGCCTGGTCGCCAAAGAT GTGCAGCCTCCGGATCCGACCAGCATCCGCGTGCTGCGGGGGCACCAGCTGCCCGTCACCTGCCTGGTCATCTCTCCAGATGACCGGTTCATCTTTTCCGCTTCCAAGGACGGCTCCCTCATCAAAT GGGAGGTGGAGAGCGGGAAGAGGCTGTGCGTGGTGCCCGGGGGGAAGAAGGGCACCGAGGAGCGTCACATGGGGCATGCGTCCCACGTCCTCTGCATGGCCATCTCGTCGGATGGCAAGTACCTG GCCACGGGAGACAGGAACAAGCTGATCATGATCTGGGACACAGTCACCTGCAAGCGCTTGCACATCTTCACCGGGCACCGCGACGCCGTCTCG GGTCTGTCCTTCCGAAAGGGCACACACCAGCTGTACAGTGCCTCCCACGACCGCTGCGTCAAGGTCTGGAACGTGGCAGAAAACGCATACGTGGAGACCCT CTTTGGGCACCAGGATGTTGTCACGGGGCTGGACAGCCTGAGCCGGGAGTGCTGTGTGACGGCGGGGGGACGGGACGGCACCGTGCGCCTCTGGAAGATCCCTGAGGAGTCGCAGCTCGTGTTTTACGGGCACCA GGGCTCCATCGACTGTATCCAGCTCATCAATGAGGAGCACATGGTATCAGGCGCTGATGACGG GTCTGTAGCCCTGTGGGGGCTGACGAAGAAGAAGCCGCTGGCGCTGGCCCGGCAGGCACATGGCATGCAGGATGCCCAGGGCCTGCAGCAGCCATACTGGATCTCAGCGGTGGCTGCCCTGCGCAACAGTGATCTCCTGGCTACAG GCTCCCACAGCGCTAGTGTGAAGCTCTGGAAGTGCGGCGAGGGATTTCGGAAGCTGGAGCCCCTCTGGGACATCCCCTTG GTGGGTTTTGTCAACAGCCTCAAGTTCTCAGCAGCTGGTGACTTCCTCGTGGCTGGCATTGGACAGGAGCACCG GCTTGGCCGGTGGTGGAGAGTCAAAGAAGCCAAAAACAGCATCTGCATCATCCCCCTGAAGCAGAGGGCCGCAGCCTCCAGCTCCGAAGCCCCTGACAGCTCCTAG
- the GRM2 gene encoding metabotropic glutamate receptor 2, with the protein MAVPLAAWLWLMRVVTCLAAGHGMAGKKEISMDGDLVIGGLFPVHEKGVGSEDCGKINEHRGIQRLEAMLFALDEINKDGSILPGVKLGAHILDTCSKDTYALEQSLDFVRASLTRVDGSEHICPDGSYAVHDDVPTAITGVIGGSYSDVSIQVANLLRLFQIPQISYASTSAKLSDKSRYDYFARTVPPDFYQAKAMAEILRFFNWTYVSTVASEGDYGETGIEAFEQEARMRNICIATSEKVGRSMNKKTYDGVVRALLQKPNARVVVLFTRSEDARELLAAAQRANVSFTWVASDGWGALESVVAGSEAVAEGAITIELAAYPIKEFASYFLNLHPYNNSRNPWFREFWEQKFKCSFHTQDCSRYSLKTGKFEPESKITFVVNAVYAMAHSLHNMHQALCPNATKLCDAMKPVNGKRFYKDFMLNVNFDAPFRPADTKSIVRFDRYGDGIGRYNIFNYHHMDGRYRYQKVGYWAEGLILNTSLISWAETSIPVSQCSDPCKKNEIKSMQPGDICCWICIPCQPYEYLLDEFTCMDCGLGYWPNETLNGCYELPQEYIRWKDVWAIGPVTISCLGFISTLFVFGVFMKNNDTPIVKASGRELCYILLTGVLMCYSMTFIFIAKPSTEVCTLRRLGLGTSFAVCYSALLTKTNRIARIFSGVKEGVQRPRFISPTSQVVICMALISCQLIIVIIWLLVETPGTGKETEPDKRYIVTLKCNNRDSNMLISLTYNVLLIVLCTVYAFKTRKCPENFNEAKFIGFTMYTTCIIWLAFLPIFYVTSSDYRVQTTTMCISVSLSGTVVLGCLFTPKLHIILFQPQKNVASHRVGTARFSVAAASSSQSHGSASQYVPTVCNGREVVDSTTSSL; encoded by the exons ATGGCGGTCCCCTTGGCCGCCTGGCTGTGGCTGATGCGCGTGGTCACCTGCCTGGCCGCCGGGCACGGCATGGCTGGCAAAAAGGAGATCAGCATGGACGGGGACCTGGTGATCGGGGGCCTCTTCCCTGTCCATGAGAAAGGAGTGGGGAGCGAAGACTGCGGCAAGATCAACGAGCACCGGGGCATCCAGCGCCTGGAGGCCATGCTCTTCGCCTTGGACGAGATCAACAAGGACGGGAGCATCCTGCCGGGGGTGAAGCTGGGCGCCCACATTCTCGACACCTGCTCCAAGGACACCTACGCCCTCGAGCAGTCCCTCGACTTTGTCCGTGCCTCCCTCACCAGGGTGGACGGCTCTGAGCACATCTGCCCTGACGGCTCCTACGCCGTCCATGATGACGTGCCCACCGCCATCACCGGTGTCATCGGGGGCTCCTACAGTGACGTTTCCATTCAG gTGGCCAACCTGCTGCGGCTCTTCCAGATCCCGCAGATCAGCTATGCCTCCACCAGCGCCAAGCTCAGCGACAAGTCCCGCTATGACTACTTTGCCCGCACCGTCCCACCAGACTTCTACCAAGCCAAAGCCATGGCAGAGATCCTCCGCTTTTTCAACTGGACCTACGTCTCCACCGTGGCCTCGGAGGGTGACTATGGGGAGACAGGGATTGAGGCCTTTGAGCAAGAAGCCCGCATGCGCAACATCTGCATTGCCACCTCGGAGAAGGTGGGGCGCTCCATGAACAAGAAGACCTACGATGGGGTGGTCCGAGCTCTGCTGCAGAAGCCCAATGCCAGAGTGGTTGTGCTGTTCACCCGAAGCGAAGACGCCCGGGAGCTTCTGGCGGCTGCCCAGCGAGCCAATGTGTCCTTCACATGGGTGGCCAGTGATGGGTGGGGAGCCCTGGAGAGCGTGGTGGCCGGGAGCGAAGCGGTGGCAGAGGGAGCCATCACCATTGAACTAGCAGCATACCCCATTAAGGAATTTGCTTCCTATTTCCTTAACCTCCACCCCTACAATAACAGCCGAAATCCCTGGTTTCGGGAGTTTTGGGAGCAGAAGTTCAAATGCAGCTTCCACACGCAGGACTGTAGCCGGTACTCCCTCAAGACAGGCAAGTTTGAGCCAGAGTCCAAGATCACGTTCGTGGTCAATGCGGTCTATGCCATGGCTCACTCTCTCCACAACATGCACCAGGCGCTGTGCCCCAACGCCACCAAGCTCTGCGATGCCATGAAGCCAGTCAATGGCAAAAGATTCTACAAGGACTTTATGCTCAATGTTAATTTTGATG ctcCATTCAGGCCAGCAGACACCAAGAGCATCGTTCGATTTGACCGCTACGGCGATGGGATCGGGCGCTACAACATCTTCAACTATCACCACATGGACGGGCGGTACCGGTATCAGAAGGTGGGCTACTGGGCTGAGGGGCTCATCCTCAACACCAGCCTCATCTCATGGGCTGAGACCTCCATTCCTGTGTCCCAGTGCAGCGACCCCTGCAAGAAGAATGAGATAAAGAGCATGCAGCCCGGAGACATATGCTGCTGGATCTGCATCCCCTGCCAGCCCTACGAGTACTTGCTGGATGAGTTCACCTGCATGGACTGTGGTCTCGGTTACTGGCCCAACGAGACCCTGAATGGCTGCTATGAGTTGCCCCAAGAGTACATCCGCTGGAAAGACGTCTGGGCCATTGGTCCCGTCACTATCTCGTGCCTGGGTTTTATCTCCACCCTCTTTGTTTTTGGAGTCTTCATGAAGAATAATGACACCCCCATCGTGAAGGCCTCTGGCCGGGAGCTCTGCTACATTCTCCTGACCGGGGTCCTCATGTGCTACAGCATGACCTTCATCTTCATTGCGAAGCCCTCCACCGAAGTGTGCACGCTGCGACGCCTGGGGCTGGGCACATCCTTCGCTGTCTGCTATTCAGCCCTTTTGACCAAGACGAATCGCATCGCCAGGATCTTCAGTGGGGTGAAGGAAGGGGTCCAGCGCCCCCGGTTCATAAGTCCCACATCACAGGTGGTCATCTGCATGGCCCTCATCTCTTGCCAGCTGATCATTGTCATCATCTGGCTGCTGGTGGAGACCCCTGGCACGGGCAAGGAGACCGAGCCTGACAAGAGGTACATTGTCACCCTCAAGTGCAACAACCGCGACTCCAACATGCTTATTTCGCTCACCTACAATGTCCTCTTGATTGTCCTCTGCACGGTCTATGCCTTCAAGACACGGAAATGCCCTGAAAACTTCAATGAGGCCAAGTTCATAGGGTTCACCATGTACACGACCTGCATCATCTGGCTGGCCTTCCTGCCCATCTTCTACGTGACCTCCAGCGACTACCGA GTCCAGACCACCACCATGTGCATCTCGGTGAGCCTCAGTGGCACCGTGGTCCTCGGCTGCCTCTTCACCCCCAAGCTCCACATCATACTCTTCCAGCCGCAGAAGAACGTGGCCAGCCACCGTGTGGGCACCGCTCGGTTCAGCGTGGCGGCTGCCAGCTCCAGCCAATCCCATG GCTCGGCCTCGCAGTACGTGCCCACGGTGTGCAACGGCCGTGAGGTGGTGGACTCGACGACGTCATCCTTGTGA